A DNA window from Mycobacterium sp. IDR2000157661 contains the following coding sequences:
- a CDS encoding helix-turn-helix domain-containing protein: MTGIDGKTLRFYERQGMVAPTRVRGGRRYSDDDVRRLDRITHLIQRGYVVGGAALILDHTDREIADAFEAARAAIPRTSRAIAATLQDASERLRDNGVRPDIVALDQSSMFRSRMSAIGEYWDLPRSGTLFNNAFSTRGYGTRYDLSEHIPRRIRKFARELGLTEGYVRVVREYPGWSIPYTPDKLLAVPMMLVGQTETRVGMDCFVPDLPPEPRFAASDDNRAYLVNYDPGEKGAADRWEVSDLERLLQRDFERYSA; encoded by the coding sequence ATGACGGGCATCGACGGTAAGACGCTGCGGTTCTATGAACGTCAGGGAATGGTCGCCCCCACGCGGGTTCGAGGCGGACGCCGCTACAGCGACGACGACGTACGCCGACTCGACCGCATCACTCACCTCATCCAGCGGGGCTACGTGGTGGGCGGGGCTGCTCTCATTCTCGACCACACCGATCGGGAGATCGCCGACGCCTTCGAGGCGGCGCGCGCCGCAATACCGCGCACGTCGAGGGCAATCGCGGCCACGTTGCAGGACGCGAGCGAGCGCCTTCGCGATAACGGCGTGCGTCCAGACATCGTGGCGCTTGATCAGTCCTCAATGTTTCGCAGCAGGATGTCCGCAATCGGTGAGTACTGGGACTTGCCCCGGAGCGGGACGCTGTTCAACAACGCATTCTCCACGCGTGGCTACGGCACCCGCTACGACCTCAGTGAGCACATTCCCCGAAGGATTCGAAAATTCGCGCGAGAACTCGGCCTCACGGAGGGATACGTCCGGGTGGTCCGTGAATATCCTGGTTGGTCGATCCCCTACACCCCTGACAAGCTTCTTGCGGTTCCGATGATGCTGGTCGGTCAAACGGAGACCAGGGTGGGCATGGACTGCTTCGTTCCCGACCTACCACCCGAGCCGAGATTTGCCGCGTCGGACGACAACCGGGCCTACCTGGTGAACTACGACCCCGGCGAAAAAGGGGCGGCAGATCGATGGGAGGTGTCCGACCTCGAACGACTGTTGCAACGAGACTTCGAGAGATACTCGGCCTGA
- a CDS encoding sensor domain-containing protein, whose amino-acid sequence MAVVVGLVLSGCSLVDRFTGDPPVPELSESSLDRLLLSERQINEIVGGPDARVTFEGEELADTADVVSDRDCLGVVFDGEERVYRGSGVTAQRREELEDEDQAESLITQTVVLFSSADRARQFFDDSVRQWQECANTSLDRTLDDGTDIAIDIRDVGNPREDVVSVTIAFPNSDCSHAMGVVSNLVAEARDCGGSAGEAETIATTIIDNAADTARAQ is encoded by the coding sequence GTGGCAGTGGTCGTCGGGTTGGTGCTGAGCGGCTGTTCTCTGGTAGACCGGTTCACCGGCGACCCGCCGGTGCCCGAGCTGTCCGAATCCTCGCTTGACCGGCTGCTGCTGAGCGAACGACAGATCAACGAAATCGTCGGGGGACCGGACGCGAGAGTCACGTTCGAGGGTGAGGAGCTGGCCGACACCGCCGACGTGGTATCCGATCGGGACTGCCTGGGGGTGGTCTTCGACGGCGAGGAGCGGGTCTATCGGGGCAGTGGAGTCACCGCACAGCGCCGAGAAGAGTTGGAGGACGAGGACCAGGCCGAGAGCCTCATCACCCAGACCGTCGTGCTCTTCTCCTCCGCCGATCGGGCCAGGCAGTTCTTCGACGACTCGGTGAGACAGTGGCAGGAGTGCGCGAACACCTCGCTGGACCGGACCCTCGATGACGGGACCGACATCGCGATAGACATCCGTGATGTCGGCAATCCTCGGGAAGACGTGGTCTCGGTGACGATCGCCTTTCCCAACTCCGACTGTTCCCACGCAATGGGCGTGGTGTCGAATCTGGTCGCCGAGGCACGCGATTGCGGCGGCAGCGCAGGTGAAGCCGAGACGATAGCGACGACCATCATCGACAACGCGGCCGACACCGCCCGAGCCCAGTAG
- the gcvT gene encoding glycine cleavage system aminomethyltransferase GcvT, which produces MSDVLKGPLEDRHRQLGASFAEFGGWLMPVSYAGTVSEHTSTRTTVGLFDVSHLGKALVRGPGAAAYVNSALTNDLRRVGPGKAQYTLCCNDSGGVIDDLIAYYVADDEIFLVPNAANTAAVVAALAAQAPSGVSVTDEHRSYAVLAVQGPKSAEVVGGLGLPTDMDYMGYADADFGGVPVRVCRTGYTGEHGYELLPEWDRTAVVFDALVEAVTAAGGEPAGLGARDTLRTEMGYPLHGHELSPEFSPLQARCGWAIGWKKDAFWGREALLAEKEAGPRRLLRGLRATGRGVLRADLTVLDGDRPVGVTTSGTFSPTLKVGIGLAFIDTAADIADGDRVAVDVRGRAVECEVVRPPFVTAKTR; this is translated from the coding sequence ATGAGTGACGTGTTGAAGGGCCCGCTGGAGGACCGGCACCGGCAACTGGGGGCCAGTTTCGCCGAGTTCGGCGGATGGCTGATGCCGGTGTCCTACGCGGGAACGGTCAGCGAGCACACCTCGACCCGCACCACCGTCGGCCTGTTCGACGTCAGCCACCTCGGCAAGGCGCTGGTACGGGGTCCCGGCGCGGCGGCCTACGTGAACTCCGCGCTCACCAACGACCTGCGCCGCGTCGGGCCCGGCAAGGCGCAGTACACGTTGTGCTGCAACGACTCCGGAGGTGTGATCGACGACCTGATCGCCTACTACGTCGCCGACGACGAGATCTTCCTGGTGCCCAACGCCGCCAATACCGCCGCGGTGGTCGCCGCGCTGGCCGCACAGGCGCCGAGCGGGGTCAGCGTCACCGACGAGCACAGGTCATACGCGGTGCTGGCCGTGCAGGGGCCGAAGTCGGCCGAGGTGGTCGGCGGGCTGGGCCTGCCGACGGACATGGACTACATGGGCTACGCCGATGCCGACTTCGGCGGTGTGCCGGTGCGGGTATGCCGGACCGGCTACACCGGCGAGCACGGCTACGAGCTGCTGCCCGAGTGGGACCGAACGGCGGTGGTGTTCGATGCCCTGGTCGAGGCGGTCACCGCGGCAGGCGGCGAACCCGCGGGCCTGGGCGCCCGCGACACATTGCGCACCGAGATGGGTTATCCGCTGCACGGTCACGAGTTGTCGCCGGAGTTTTCGCCGCTGCAGGCGCGCTGCGGTTGGGCCATCGGCTGGAAGAAGGACGCGTTCTGGGGGCGCGAGGCGCTGCTGGCGGAGAAGGAGGCCGGTCCACGCCGGCTGCTCCGGGGACTCAGGGCGACCGGCCGCGGGGTGCTGCGCGCGGACCTGACCGTGCTCGACGGCGACCGCCCCGTGGGCGTGACGACCTCGGGAACGTTCTCTCCGACACTGAAAGTCGGCATCGGCTTGGCGTTCATCGACACCGCCGCCGACATCGCCGACGGTGACCGCGTCGCGGTCGATGTTCGCGGTCGCGCGGTGGAGTGCGAAGTGGTCAGGCCGCCGTTCGTCACCGCAAAAACTCGGTAG
- a CDS encoding branched-chain amino acid aminotransferase, with translation MTDGPLEFTVERNAHPASDEVRASILANPGFGQHHTDHMVSIDWRTDGAEGAGWQNARVIPYGPIELDPSAIVLHYAQEIFEGLKAYRWADGSIVSFRPEANAGRLRTSARRMAIPELPEEVFIESLRQLIAVDEAWVPPAGGEESLYLRPFVIATEPGLGVRPANQYRYLVIASPAGAYFTGGIKPVSVWLSTEYVRACPGGTGAAKFGGNYAASLLAQAQAADNGCDQVVWLDAAERRYVEEMGGMNLFFVFGSGGSARLVTPELSGSILPGVTRDSLLQLATDAGFTVEERKIDVDEWQKKAAAGEITEVFACGTAAVITPVGRVKHAEGEFSIADGEPGEITMALRDTLTGLQRGMFADTHGWMARLG, from the coding sequence ATGACTGACGGCCCCCTCGAGTTCACCGTTGAGCGCAACGCGCACCCGGCGAGCGATGAGGTACGGGCGTCGATTCTCGCCAATCCCGGATTCGGCCAGCACCACACCGACCACATGGTCTCGATCGATTGGCGGACCGACGGGGCCGAGGGTGCGGGATGGCAGAACGCCCGGGTGATTCCGTACGGCCCCATCGAGCTCGACCCGTCGGCGATAGTGCTGCACTACGCGCAGGAGATCTTCGAGGGGCTCAAGGCCTACCGCTGGGCGGACGGGTCCATCGTGTCGTTCCGGCCGGAGGCCAACGCCGGGCGGCTGCGCACCTCGGCGCGCCGGATGGCGATCCCCGAACTGCCCGAAGAGGTCTTCATCGAATCGTTGCGCCAGTTGATCGCCGTCGACGAGGCGTGGGTGCCGCCGGCCGGGGGTGAGGAGTCGCTGTACCTGCGCCCGTTCGTCATCGCCACCGAACCGGGACTGGGGGTGCGGCCGGCGAATCAGTACCGCTATCTGGTGATCGCCTCACCGGCCGGCGCCTACTTCACGGGCGGCATCAAGCCGGTGAGCGTGTGGTTGTCCACCGAGTACGTCCGCGCCTGCCCGGGCGGAACGGGGGCGGCGAAGTTCGGCGGCAACTACGCGGCGTCGCTGCTGGCGCAGGCCCAGGCCGCCGACAACGGCTGCGACCAGGTGGTGTGGCTCGACGCCGCCGAGCGCCGCTACGTCGAGGAGATGGGCGGCATGAACCTGTTCTTCGTCTTCGGCAGCGGCGGGTCGGCGCGGCTGGTCACCCCCGAGCTGAGCGGGTCCATCCTGCCCGGCGTGACGCGAGACTCGTTGCTGCAGTTGGCCACCGACGCCGGGTTCACCGTCGAGGAACGCAAGATCGACGTCGACGAGTGGCAGAAGAAGGCGGCCGCGGGGGAGATCACCGAGGTGTTCGCCTGCGGGACCGCTGCGGTGATCACCCCGGTGGGCCGGGTCAAGCACGCCGAGGGCGAGTTCAGCATCGCCGACGGCGAGCCCGGCGAGATCACGATGGCCCTGCGGGACACACTGACGGGACTGCAACGCGGGATGTTCGCCGACACGCACGGTTGGATGGCCCGGCTGGGCTAG
- a CDS encoding BTAD domain-containing putative transcriptional regulator, giving the protein MAQTQIEFGVLGPLQLSVDSTPMRLGTPKQRVMLAMLLINRNRPVGVDALITAAWEQRPPPGARATIHSYISNLRKLLHNAGVDSRVVLASAPPGYQLSVPDDQLDLGRFITEKSAGAHAAAAGRFDEASRHFSAALQQWRGPVLDDLRDYEFVNAFAAALTEDKVAMHRARAEAEIACGRAQTVIGELETLTGEFPYREPLWEQLITAYYLLGRQADALDAFRRVKTTLADDLGVDPNPRLRELNARILRQEDLGAKKAAKRTATATVVQLGQRTTVTSPSAAAHLRDSSGRCFPLHGAATRIGRSDDNDVVLDDVRVSRHHAIVIDTGSSFVVTDLRSANGVKVGRERIHASAMLADGDCIHISDHEFTFKLGPA; this is encoded by the coding sequence ATGGCGCAAACGCAAATAGAGTTCGGCGTGCTGGGACCGCTGCAGCTGAGCGTTGATTCGACGCCGATGCGGCTGGGCACCCCCAAGCAGCGCGTGATGTTGGCGATGCTGCTGATCAATCGAAATCGTCCGGTCGGGGTCGACGCGCTGATCACCGCGGCGTGGGAGCAGCGGCCACCGCCGGGGGCGCGTGCGACGATCCACTCCTACATTTCAAACCTGCGCAAGCTGTTGCACAACGCGGGTGTTGACTCGCGGGTGGTGCTGGCCAGCGCACCACCCGGGTACCAACTCAGCGTCCCTGATGACCAACTGGACCTCGGGCGGTTCATCACCGAGAAATCGGCGGGAGCACACGCCGCGGCGGCTGGCCGATTCGACGAGGCCAGCAGGCATTTCTCGGCTGCTCTGCAACAGTGGCGTGGTCCGGTCCTGGACGACCTGCGGGACTACGAGTTCGTCAACGCGTTCGCCGCCGCGCTCACGGAGGACAAGGTAGCGATGCACAGAGCGCGGGCCGAGGCCGAGATCGCTTGTGGCAGAGCACAGACCGTGATCGGTGAATTGGAAACGTTGACCGGCGAGTTCCCGTATCGCGAGCCGCTGTGGGAGCAGTTGATCACGGCCTACTATCTGCTGGGCAGGCAGGCCGACGCCCTCGACGCATTCCGTCGTGTCAAGACGACGCTGGCTGACGACTTGGGGGTTGACCCCAACCCAAGGCTGCGTGAACTCAATGCGCGGATCCTGCGCCAGGAAGACCTGGGAGCCAAGAAAGCCGCCAAAAGGACAGCCACCGCGACCGTCGTGCAGCTGGGACAACGGACGACGGTCACCTCGCCCTCGGCGGCAGCTCACCTGCGCGACAGCTCTGGGCGCTGCTTTCCACTGCATGGCGCGGCCACTCGCATCGGTCGGTCGGACGACAACGACGTTGTGCTCGACGATGTCCGGGTCAGCAGGCACCACGCCATCGTCATCGACACCGGCAGCAGCTTCGTGGTGACCGATCTGCGGTCGGCCAACGGAGTCAAGGTGGGGCGGGAGCGCATCCACGCCAGTGCCATGCTGGCCGACGGCGACTGCATTCACATCAGCGATCACGAGTTCACGTTCAAGCTCGGCCCGGCCTAA
- a CDS encoding serine/threonine-protein kinase — protein sequence MEIGVPDVSASQKIGEGGFGVVYQARQDSFGGRTVAVKVLTNVDLNAAAQQRFARELRAIGSLSGHPNIVTVYSHGTTDSGAPYLVMEFCEQGSYGDALRKGRRFSWEEAVDVAVTVAGALEVSHRAGIVHRDVKPDNILIDGYGAAKLADFGIARAADVTSMTAQGTFVGSAAYAAPEIVLGEEPSPASDVYALAATMHALITGESPFARDTDTTIIPMLHRITTDPPPRLHGHGVPPQVADVVVRAMAKNPAERPASCADFANELRSAAQQAGAHGGEPDPASLSPPGGQEAADATRVAPIAPPVPGTSGPPWTGGPPSAPTWPANPAAGQPGGFLPSHQVPPHQPPPGGYVAPHQPPASGPQHPTKRSRKSLLIGLGVAAAVLIAAVIGGVLAFRGGSGPATPTGTASALPDDEAADQLLLTATDVNNAGTDWEQSPNTNAVNPSGAFCNTTLKTLPREYRQRTFVPTDPPPDILMEVNAGGAVFETARDAERNLREQKTSADCGTYTDGPNSIDVAISSISPTLVGCRCQNVNVYEVLVTPPDNATTTTQYIVQAQQDRYVSEAFISIPTILVEDGAERFAADLIDEVVKNVSEVAEEAQR from the coding sequence GTGGAGATCGGGGTCCCGGACGTAAGTGCCTCCCAGAAGATCGGTGAGGGCGGCTTCGGCGTCGTCTACCAGGCACGCCAGGATTCCTTTGGGGGTCGAACCGTCGCGGTCAAGGTGCTGACCAACGTCGATCTGAACGCCGCCGCGCAGCAGCGGTTCGCGCGCGAGCTTCGTGCGATCGGTTCGCTCTCGGGGCACCCCAACATCGTCACGGTGTATTCGCACGGCACGACCGATTCCGGCGCTCCGTACCTGGTGATGGAGTTTTGCGAGCAGGGTTCCTACGGGGATGCGTTGCGCAAGGGCCGTCGCTTCTCCTGGGAAGAGGCCGTCGACGTGGCAGTAACTGTCGCGGGCGCCCTGGAGGTCTCGCATCGGGCCGGAATCGTCCATCGGGATGTAAAGCCGGACAACATATTGATTGACGGGTACGGCGCGGCGAAGCTGGCCGATTTCGGGATCGCCCGTGCGGCCGATGTGACATCCATGACCGCACAGGGGACATTCGTCGGTTCAGCGGCCTATGCCGCCCCGGAGATCGTGCTGGGCGAGGAGCCCTCGCCGGCAAGTGATGTCTACGCCTTGGCCGCAACCATGCACGCGTTGATCACCGGCGAGTCGCCGTTCGCCCGAGACACCGACACCACGATCATCCCGATGCTTCATCGGATCACCACCGACCCGCCGCCTCGTCTGCACGGCCACGGGGTGCCACCGCAGGTGGCCGATGTGGTGGTGCGGGCGATGGCCAAGAACCCGGCCGAACGCCCCGCCTCATGCGCGGACTTCGCCAACGAACTGCGCTCGGCCGCTCAGCAGGCCGGGGCGCACGGTGGTGAACCGGACCCCGCTTCGCTGAGCCCGCCGGGCGGGCAGGAGGCGGCGGACGCCACCAGGGTGGCGCCCATTGCCCCCCCGGTGCCAGGCACGAGCGGACCGCCCTGGACCGGTGGACCACCCTCGGCACCGACCTGGCCGGCCAATCCGGCGGCCGGACAGCCTGGCGGCTTTCTGCCGTCGCATCAGGTGCCGCCGCATCAGCCGCCACCCGGCGGCTATGTCGCGCCGCATCAGCCCCCAGCCAGTGGCCCACAACACCCCACGAAGCGGTCCCGCAAGTCGTTACTAATCGGCCTCGGCGTCGCCGCGGCCGTGCTCATCGCCGCCGTGATCGGCGGTGTTCTGGCGTTCCGCGGCGGGTCCGGCCCGGCGACTCCAACCGGCACCGCGTCGGCTCTGCCGGACGATGAGGCCGCGGACCAGCTGCTGTTGACCGCCACCGACGTGAACAACGCGGGCACCGATTGGGAACAGTCCCCCAACACCAATGCCGTCAACCCCAGCGGCGCCTTCTGCAACACGACTCTGAAAACGCTGCCGCGCGAGTACCGGCAGCGGACTTTCGTTCCGACCGACCCGCCGCCTGACATCCTCATGGAGGTGAACGCGGGTGGCGCGGTTTTCGAGACTGCGCGTGACGCCGAACGAAACTTGCGTGAGCAGAAGACTTCTGCGGATTGCGGCACCTACACCGACGGTCCGAACAGCATCGACGTGGCGATATCGTCCATCAGCCCGACCCTGGTCGGCTGTCGGTGTCAGAACGTCAACGTCTACGAGGTGCTTGTCACGCCGCCGGACAACGCGACAACGACAACGCAGTACATCGTGCAGGCTCAGCAGGACCGCTACGTCTCGGAGGCCTTCATCAGCATTCCGACCATTCTCGTCGAGGACGGCGCCGAAAGATTCGCCGCCGACCTGATCGACGAAGTGGTCAAGAACGTGTCCGAGGTCGCCGAGGAGGCGCAACGGTGA
- a CDS encoding serine/threonine-protein kinase, whose protein sequence is MEIGVPGVSGAEKIGAGAFGIVYKAHQESFNRFVAVKVLANVDLTDEAQKRFAREVSAVGRLSGHPNIVCVYEHGTTTAGAPYLLMEYCEGGSYGDAVKKGRRYSWDEATDMAISIAGALETAHRAGIVHRDIKPDNILIDGYGVPKLADFGVARANAQTALTAAGSIVGSLAYIAPETVSGKEPSPASDLYALAAALHTLVTGEPPFMRDRETSIAPLLLRIANDTPPRLHEHSVPAQVADVVVRAMAKNPAERPKSCAQFAEELRAARHSVGLARSSYQVLAPPPASKVSDETITAPGGLGPTSGPSGPQWASGPQWAGGPPSGPTPAASPPAAPPPLAESRPRRAARFRGNRDNSRRRNAPGGRCSSGRAPWSRSSSWPSGSSASLPPPARTTRRLHRLRPR, encoded by the coding sequence GTGGAGATCGGAGTGCCGGGTGTCAGTGGAGCCGAGAAGATCGGCGCGGGCGCTTTCGGAATCGTCTACAAAGCACATCAGGAGTCGTTCAACCGGTTCGTCGCTGTCAAGGTGTTGGCCAATGTGGACCTCACCGACGAGGCGCAGAAGCGGTTCGCGCGTGAAGTGAGCGCGGTGGGCCGCCTGTCTGGACATCCCAACATCGTCTGCGTCTACGAACACGGCACCACCACCGCGGGCGCCCCCTACTTGTTGATGGAGTACTGCGAGGGAGGTTCATACGGCGACGCGGTGAAAAAGGGGCGCCGCTATTCCTGGGACGAGGCGACGGACATGGCGATCTCCATCGCCGGTGCGTTGGAGACCGCCCATCGCGCGGGCATCGTGCATCGCGACATCAAGCCCGACAACATTCTGATCGACGGCTACGGGGTGCCCAAGCTCGCTGATTTCGGAGTTGCCCGGGCGAATGCGCAGACAGCGTTGACGGCCGCGGGCAGCATCGTCGGCTCACTGGCATACATCGCCCCCGAGACCGTGAGCGGCAAGGAGCCGTCACCGGCCAGCGACCTGTATGCGCTGGCAGCGGCACTGCATACCCTGGTCACCGGCGAACCGCCCTTCATGCGCGACCGCGAGACCTCGATCGCCCCGCTGCTGCTGCGCATCGCCAACGACACGCCGCCACGGCTGCACGAGCACAGCGTCCCGGCGCAAGTCGCCGACGTGGTGGTGCGGGCGATGGCCAAGAACCCGGCGGAGCGGCCGAAGAGTTGCGCACAGTTCGCCGAAGAGCTTCGCGCGGCCCGCCACAGCGTCGGACTGGCACGCAGCAGCTACCAGGTGTTGGCGCCCCCGCCCGCCAGCAAGGTGTCCGACGAAACGATCACCGCGCCGGGCGGACTCGGACCGACATCCGGTCCGTCCGGGCCGCAGTGGGCGTCCGGCCCGCAGTGGGCGGGTGGTCCGCCCTCAGGGCCGACCCCCGCGGCCTCCCCGCCCGCGGCCCCACCCCCTCTGGCGGAATCCCGTCCCCGCCGAGCGGCCCGATTCCGCGGCAACCGGGACAACAGCCGAAGGCGAAACGCTCCCGGCGGCCGCTGCTCCTCGGGGCGGGCGCCGTGGTCGCGGTCATCATCTTGGCCGTCGGGGTCGTCGGCGTCCTTGCCGCCACCGGCACGGACGACCCGCCGGCTCCACCGCCTCCGCCCGCGCTGA
- a CDS encoding DUF732 domain-containing protein codes for MSAPRRFATATIAAAAVALAALGSAATAAATSVDDAFIDVISERGIAFTSADAAVEAGLVVCSLVDDGATPVEAAEIVDEESGLSAPNAGFFVGASIASFCPEYGDLI; via the coding sequence ATGTCTGCTCCCCGCCGATTCGCCACCGCCACCATCGCCGCCGCCGCCGTCGCCCTTGCTGCGCTCGGCAGCGCCGCCACCGCCGCCGCGACCAGCGTCGACGACGCGTTCATCGACGTGATCAGCGAGCGGGGCATCGCGTTCACCTCTGCCGATGCCGCGGTCGAGGCCGGTCTGGTGGTGTGTTCGCTGGTCGATGACGGCGCCACCCCGGTCGAGGCCGCCGAGATCGTCGACGAGGAATCCGGGCTCAGCGCGCCTAACGCCGGGTTCTTCGTGGGGGCGTCGATCGCCAGCTTCTGCCCCGAGTACGGCGACTTGATCTGA